A window of Macrotis lagotis isolate mMagLag1 chromosome X, bilby.v1.9.chrom.fasta, whole genome shotgun sequence contains these coding sequences:
- the LOC141503064 gene encoding LOW QUALITY PROTEIN: calmodulin-A-like (The sequence of the model RefSeq protein was modified relative to this genomic sequence to represent the inferred CDS: inserted 1 base in 1 codon) — protein MTSRAPFSPLLRTMADQQIAEFKEAFSLFDKDGDGTITTKELGTVMRSLGQNPTEAELQDMINEVDADGNGTIDFPEFLAMMARKMKDTDSEEEICEAFQVFDKDGNGYISAAELCYVMTNLGEKXDEEVDEMMREADIDGDGQVNYEEFVQIMTAK, from the exons ATGACCTCTCGGGCTCCCTTCTCGCCCCTCTTGCGCACCATGGCTGATCAGCAGATTGCTGAATTCAAGGAAGCCTTCTCCCTATTTGACAAAGATGGCGATGGCACCATCacaacaaaagaacttggaacTGTCATGAGGTCATTGGGTCAAAATCCAACAGAAGCAGAATTACAGGATATGATCAATGAGGTGGATGCTGATGGTAATGGCACTATTGACTTTCCTGAATTTTTGGCCATGATGgctagaaaaatgaaagatacaGACAGTGAAGAAGAAATTTGTGAGGCATTCCAAGTCTTTGACAAGGATGGCAATGGTTACATCAGTGCAGCAGAACTATGTTATGTAATGACAAACTTAGGAGAAA CAGATGAGGAAGTAGATGAAATGATGAGAGAAGCAGATATTGATGGAGATGGACAAGTCAATTATGAAGAATTTGTACAGATAATGACTGCAAAATGA